The window TTCGACCCAGCGCAGCCAGTGGAGCGGCTGGCGCTGCTACAACTGGTCTAGCAAGCCACCCTTCTCACGGCGCTTCGAGCACCGGAGGACGCATCTCGACTCCTGCACTTCAACTCAATGGCGGACCACCGATGTTTCCGCTGCATACGGATTCTTCCGCCATCCTCGCCGCTTCACCCGGCCAACTCGCTGCGGCGGCCTCGGCGgctccaccagcacgcAAACCATCCAAGCCACCCGGAACATATGCGCACTATGTCGATGATCTTGCCGGTCGTGTGCGTCCACCGCGCAAAAGTGCACGTGCGGCCAAAGAGGCCAAAGGAACCACGTTGGTCTCGATCCTGTTCAAGCCTGAATATACACCGCAGAGAATCGTTCCGTTCGATAGGGAAACCATGAAGGCGGCGTTCAGTGTAGAGCCGGGCgtggtcgacgagatcgatcaAAGTCTATTGGAACCAGATGAGGAGGAGACGCTCAagccaaagaagaagaagaagaagctcaagcacgaacagcaacagcaacagcaacagcaggTGACGATGAGAGGTGGCGTCCAGGCCAGATCGGGTCCTTCGTCGGATGCTAGGACACCCATTCGGAGGTGAAACCGATGGCCGagataatcgtgaatttgaATTTGAATTGTTCATTCCTTTGTATTTGTGTCCGAATCTCACTTTAGCAAcacactctgtgactgtttCAAGCACGATCAGACCATCGTCAAAGCGTGACAGTGAGTAGACATGGATCGCAGGTGAACAAAGACAAAGTGAGGACAAATCAAACAGTAATGCCCATCCGAGTCGTAATCTCTTGCACGGTCTTCCAAATCAACTGATGATCCTGGTCCTCTTTGCCATCGCCGCTCGGAGGCCCACTGAAGTATGCTGCGACCTCATCGGCACTTTTTCCTCTTCTCCCTGCACTCGCCAAGCAACCGGTTACTACATTGAACAGATGCGAGTTTtcgagcgctgctgcgaccCTCTCTTTgtcgttgagctgcttgttgaCTGCATTCTCGCTCTGATGCGTTCCGGGACGCACGCGGATGTCCACTTTGAAGCGATCGGGTAGTGCACGTAGCAGACGAACACGGAGTGAGAGACCTATCAGCGTGGCCATGCTACAGTGCGGAATGGTGGGGGTGAATTCAAGCAGTACGTGCGGCAGTTTGttagcagcagcgtcgccgTGCGAGACGGTGATATGTGATGCGTTGACCACGGCGAGCTGTTCAAGGGTGAGCGGGTGTTCCGGGTCGGTGATGGATCGGATGAGGTCATAGATCTCTTGGCTATCAATCTCTTCGTCCATCGAGGTCGCGACGGCTTTGGTGTGGGGGGCGGCGCACTCAATCTCGGGTGATGTGGCTGGAGTACCGGAGCGACGCGACATTTCGACATCGTCATCAGAGTCGTCCGCTTCGTCTtcaagctcctcgtcgtcgtcttgatcgATGGTAGATCGAGTCGCACGCGCGAACGAGGCAGCGAAATTGTTGCTAGAGATGGCGCTGCTACCGACGGCACCGATGCCAGCGATGCTAGAggacgatgcagatggtCGACCAGCTGACTGTGCCGACGAATGAATCGACTGATCACGCCACCACTCTGCGTTGGCGCTAGACGAACTGCGTCGCTGCGTCAAGCGCGAGCTGGACTGGTATACAATGGGGTTGGCGTTGTCCTTCTGTTCCATTGTGGCAAGTGAATGTGTGAGCGTTGAAGTGTCGTAGCAGGTGGTAAAGGAGCTGctcagcattcacgattcacctGTGAGTTGAGATTCGAGTTGACAAGTGCTAGAAACGGAAATTTTGATCGGGGCTTCACTAAAGATCGAACCCGATGCTAGTCGTGAATCTACTGACGACTCGTCCGCTAGAAGCGCACGTTGACATTGTGCATACATATTCACGCTAACTAAcctaatcgtgaatcacgaaatcacgaataatcacgaatgatgatCTATTTTGTAGAGCGCGACTGCGACTCACGACCGAGGGTGAATAAAATAGGTATCGTGCGTGGAATCTGGGTTgtgccaatcgtgaatgttgagAACAGTCCATCTCATACTCCAACATCCGTCGTTGTTCCACATCTTTGTTCTTGATCGCCGTCGTTCCTTGTCTCCTACGCTGATgggcgcagctgcagtcTTGCTTTTGCTGGTGTTGTGTAACTAATATCGGCATCGAAAACCGACACGCTCTCGAGATTGGCACCTATCACGCCTCTTGTTAATCCAGCTACGGTCGCGGATCAGCCTGTTTCGTCGAGCATCCATCCGGGAACAAACCCAGCGCGCTGCTAGTCCTTCCATCCGATTCAGCATCGCGACGCACATAGCATCGATTTAGCAGCGTTACCGTGTCAGATCTCTGCTCGGAACATGATCATCTGATCCGATCATTCCAAGCATACTCGTGGATCGCCACCACAGCCTGCTCGGGGCGAGGCGAGACTTGTCTACCACCGATAGCGACGCCGACAATCACCCATTCATTTCGATATAGGCTTCTCCGATCAGCACGAGGATTGTGCCATTCGGCCTAAACGATTCCTGACTGAAAAGCTTGTCGACCCGACCGTTGCTGTGACTAGACCGGGGAGTCGCGTGTTCGGAATGCTTCCGACGGGTTGTCGCTGTTGTCTGAAATGATGGAATCCGTCTCATCCAAATCGTCACCTTCACGTTCGTCGGCGCACGTTGCTCCTGCCTTTCCCACGCCTGGTACGGTTGCTCCGGCAACAGTCACCGTTGCTTCAGCACACTCAGCTTCACCTTTGCACTTTTCCGCTTCAGCGGTCAATGCACTGAGCGCGCCCGCTGAGCATTCTTCTTCATCCAAAGCCACACCACCAGCTATACCTCGGCCAGCTggatcatcatcatcatcatcggcatcggtATTGTCACCGTCAACAACGTCGGTAGCAACACAAACGGCACCTTCAATATCAGCAGCCAACTCCAACACCAAGGTACTGCCATACCTCTTTGACGATGCACAGCTTGACGACGtcctcgttctcgtcgtcgacatgctcgtcaGGCTCACTGAACACAACGATTCGCTTCCACTCGACCCATCTGCTCTTACGCGCTTCCACTCTCGCGCAACGCCCAAcatctcgctctcggccTATCTGCGCCGCATTGCAAAGTACACCTCAATCGAAAAGTGCTGTGtgctcatcttgctcgtctaCATTGACCGCGTCTGCGAACGTTTGGAAGGCTTTACCATCTGCGGCTTGACCGTGCATCGCTTCATCTGCGCTGCCATCCTCTGCGCCTCCAAGGCGCTGTGCGATGCATTCAACACCAACGAGCACTACGCCAAAGTCGGAGGTATCAGCTTGCAGGAGATCAATctgctcgaaaaggagTTCTTGCAGATCATTGACTGGAGGTTGATCTGTGGAGGcgctgagctgcagcaTTACTATGCCAGCTTGGTGAGAAATCATAAGGATTATGTGTTGGATGAGCCCAAGCGTGCTGGACAGAATTTACaggagcagaagcaggAGCACGGCTTGGCGGCGATGGAGCTCGATggtgcagaagcgagcgcTGGCTCAGATATGAATGGTCATGATGGGACGAGTGGCAATACGGCTACCGATGGTTCCATCCGAGCAGGAGCaacagcacaagcagcgagcagTCAGCACAGCTCACCTTTTCCGCTTcccatcagcagcagcaatagcaacagcaacaccagcaccagTGCTAGCCCCTTCACCACTTCCACTGCCACCAATGGTAGCGGTCGATCGCTGACAGGTGTGGCGACTAGCTCAGCATCGGGTAGCAGCAGTGGCGATAGTCAGAGAGGTGCAGCGGCGGggtcatcgtcgtcgattGTCACGAGTCCAACATCGGCCATGCAAGTCGATGCCGAACCTTGGATGACATCGCAGgtggcagcaccagcgaTGATGAATAGGAGAAGGAAAGACGAACATCGAACGCCTCCTTCGCCGCTTGGCCAATCACAGGTGCATGCACCCCAAAACGGTGGATCCAGCGTCAACGCGGTGCAAACCAATGGTCATGCCTCGTCTAcgcaacaagctcaacatTCTACAGTCAGTGCGAATGCCGATGCGTACAAACGGACGCGCTTCGATCACCCTCCTCGCCAATGAGCTTGCATGCTCCTCGCCATCTCAACGCAGCTTAGAGCCGCACCTGCCATCTTCCCTGCCCGACTCAAACAGATGAGCTCCGCGGCCGGTCTCGTATTATGTAACACTAGATCTCAATCCACCTCCCCTTTCACGTGACAACGAACAACACGCTCCGAGCCGGGTATGGAGGAGCGCAAACGCTCGACAATACGATTGAATGTCTAACAAATTGCCGAGCGTGACGGTCGCGACTGCGGGTTCAGGGTTCAGTGTCTCGTCTAGGAAGACGATCTAGGACCGATACTCTAAAGAGAGTGTGTGGGGAGATTCGCTTGGAAATATAAAGTCGAGATTGAAGATGCTAGATCATGGTGATGAGACACGCACGAATGGGGAGACCAGACCTAGCCGATGCGATGCTTTTAGCTTTTTGCGGGTAAACGCGGCCGAGAGGATGGCAACAGACGGAAACGTGTGCGTGCACGAcgtgcgacgtgcgacgTGCGAATTACCCCGCCATGTTTTCTCGTGCTGCCGCCGATCGACGTGTACTAAACAAGCTTCGGTGCCGTTTCACTTTGCTTGATTCGGGTGATGGATTCATACGAAACACGAGCTAGATATGTTCTCCTTTGCATGTATAACCCGATGTGTGGAGCCAATCGACACATGATTGGTCGTCTTGAAGCGTATGTGCGGGGTTACAGTCAGAAGCCACTTGAATCGCTGCGGGGTCAGCAGATGCCTAGGCGCTAAAAAAGGTTGGTTTTGTTTAGCATGCTTCTCCATCTGCATGGGACAAGGGCAAAGTGCAGATTTCATTCATGGTGCATGCTTGGATCGACGATAACTAGAAGATCTTAGTTTTGACTGTGAACCGGATGCAGTGCATCTGgagatgcagctgcacagATGCCGTACTGTGGGTCAAACAAAGCGGCCTAAGCCCGTCGAGTGGTTCTGATCTCAAGAATCATGTTCGACGAGGTCTAAGGTGTAGCAAGAGATGCGCTTTGTTCGACTCGCAACGCCCAAAGCAGATCTGGACGCAGGCTAGCCCAAGTTCGGGACTCTAAAGACGTCTGTCTCACCTTCCAACCGAAGCTACTGGTGCGGAGTTTGGATTACCAAACTTCTGACTCCGCAGAGCAGAGCGAAGTATAAGCACGGAtcacgaaacacgaatcacgaatcgtgaatgtgcagTGGATTCGTTGTGAGTGCCTGTACGAGATCTGCAGAGCTTCGACCCACTTCATCCCAGCTTACTCGTACCGCTCCCTGAGAAAGGCGGTGTGGATTCAAGGCTGACGTTGATTGCTGCCTCCCACCTGTCACTTTGCGAGTCATGGGTTGTTCCTTGATCACTCTGATCGATGCACCTTGAAACCGGCCACTCAAGCTGGAATCATTGGGCGGTCAACAAAATACACTAGCTGAGGCACTTGTGCGTGTAGATCGCAGCGAACAAATGTGTGGTGATAATAGTCGCTTCTTCTCACGGCCTTTCGTTCGATATAAAGGAAGGAGTTTTGGCCGTGGTCGTTGGAACCACCTCGTTCATTCGTTCAACCCATTCAGGTCGCCTCTCTTGCTCTCTACACCTGTGAACTCGCCTttccagctgctgccatctACTGAGCGTTGATCATGAAGACAACTTCGGTCATCTCCGCGTTGGTGACACTCGCCTCCATCATCAGGGCTGCACCGCTCGCCAGTTCCGATCCCGCCTTTTCCACGCCCAAAGCTACGCTGGATGCGGGGCTTGAGTGTCAAACTGGCTCTCCCTCTTCGCAGACCAAGCCGATTCTTCTGGTTCCGGGAACCGGCGCCAATGGCACCCAGACGttcgactcgagctggatcCCTCTCtcggccaagctcggcttctcTCCCTGTTGGATTTCTCCTCCGCCCTTTATGCTCAACGATTCCCAGGTGAATGTCGAGTACATCGTCAACGCGGTTCAGACACTCTACGCCGGTTCTGGTTCGAAAAAGGTGCCCGTGCTCACGTGGTCGCAAGGTGGCCTCGCCACGCAGTGGGCACTCACGTTCTTCCCGAGCATCCGAAACCAGGTGGATCGATTGATGGCTTTCGCCCCGGACTACAAGGGAACCATCGAGGCGGGACTTCTCTCGACGTTCGGATTGGCGAGTCAGTCGGTTTGGCAGCAACAGGCAGGTTCGGCGTTTGTGACTGCGCTCAAGAATGCGGGTGGTCTGACCAGCTTCGTTCCCACGACGAACCTCTACTCGTTCTTCGACGAGATTGTGCAGCCACAAGTGTTCAACTCGGACGCGGATTCGAGCTACTTGGGAAACTCGAAGAACATTCAGGCGCAGACGGTGTGCGGTGGATTTTTCGTCATCGACCACGCTGGCTCGTTGACTTCTCAGTTTTCGTATGTCGTCGGCAAGTCGGCTCTTACTTCAAGCAGTGGTGTGGCCAACAGCGCCGATTACAGCAGCAAGGACTGCAAGGCTTCTCCCGCAGATGACTTGAGCGCTAAGCAGAAAGCCGACGCCAGCGCACTGCTATTCGTCGCCGCTGGTAACCTGCTAGCGGGTCCCAAGCAGAACTGCGAGCCGGATCTCAAGCCCTATGCTAGACAGTTCGCCGTCGGCAAAAAGACGTGCTCTGGAACGATCAATTGAAGCAAAGGCGCAACTCTTTGGATCTCGTTGATACATTTTTATGGTTTATCGTCTCAGGATCTGCTTCTTGTCTCTCGAGAGTGCTCTTGCTGTCTACATGTCAAGACTTGACACTCTTCTGTTTGCTCAGTGTACCGTTTGGTGTTGGTATCTTTGATTCGTAATGGAAAAATCTTTAGTCTCGGCTCCCGCATCTTCCTGCCAATGCCCTTGTTCGTGCGCATCGCCTACCCTCTCCATCGTAGCG of the Mycosarcoma maydis chromosome 2, whole genome shotgun sequence genome contains:
- a CDS encoding uncharacterized protein (related to PHO80 - cyclin), coding for MMESVSSKSSPSRSSAHVAPAFPTPGTVAPATVTVASAHSASPLHFSASAVNALSAPAEHSSSSKATPPAIPRPAGSSSSSSASVLSPSTTSVATQTAPSISAANSNTKVLPYLFDDAQLDDVLVLVVDMLVRLTEHNDSLPLDPSALTRFHSRATPNISLSAYLRRIAKYTSIEKCCVLILLVYIDRVCERLEGFTICGLTVHRFICAAILCASKALCDAFNTNEHYAKVGGISLQEINLLEKEFLQIIDWRLICGGAELQHYYASLVRNHKDYVLDEPKRAGQNLQEQKQEHGLAAMELDGAEASAGSDMNGHDGTSGNTATDGSIRAGATAQAASSQHSSPFPLPISSSNSNSNTSTSASPFTTSTATNGSGRSLTGVATSSASGSSSGDSQRGAAAGSSSSIVTSPTSAMQVDAEPWMTSQVAAPAMMNRRRKDEHRTPPSPLGQSQVHAPQNGGSSVNAVQTNGHASSTQQAQHSTVSANADAYKRTRFDHPPRQ
- a CDS encoding putative Lipase B precursor, with translation MKTTSVISALVTLASIIRAAPLASSDPAFSTPKATLDAGLECQTGSPSSQTKPILLVPGTGANGTQTFDSSWIPLSAKLGFSPCWISPPPFMLNDSQVNVEYIVNAVQTLYAGSGSKKVPVLTWSQGGLATQWALTFFPSIRNQVDRLMAFAPDYKGTIEAGLLSTFGLASQSVWQQQAGSAFVTALKNAGGLTSFVPTTNLYSFFDEIVQPQVFNSDADSSYLGNSKNIQAQTVCGGFFVIDHAGSLTSQFSYVVGKSALTSSSGVANSADYSSKDCKASPADDLSAKQKADASALLFVAAGNLLAGPKQNCEPDLKPYARQFAVGKKTCSGTIN
- a CDS encoding iron-sulfur cluster assembly protein CIA2 is translated as MEQKDNANPIVYQSSSRLTQRRSSSSANAEWWRDQSIHSSAQSAGRPSASSSSIAGIGAVGSSAISSNNFAASFARATRSTIDQDDDEELEDEADDSDDDVEMSRRSGTPATSPEIECAAPHTKAVATSMDEEIDSQEIYDLIRSITDPEHPLTLEQLAVVNASHITVSHGDAAANKLPHVLLEFTPTIPHCSMATLIGLSLRVRLLRALPDRFKVDIRVRPGTHQSENAVNKQLNDKERVAAALENSHLFNVVTGCLASAGRRGKSADEVAAYFSGPPSGDGKEDQDHQLIWKTVQEITTRMGITV